The following coding sequences lie in one Helicoverpa zea isolate HzStark_Cry1AcR chromosome 2, ilHelZeax1.1, whole genome shotgun sequence genomic window:
- the LOC124639299 gene encoding pancreatic triacylglycerol lipase-like isoform X3 — protein MKMQPETTEPDVIPLSDRFADPMVTTTGLPVPDIVDCFGLGSLTRQIISLFNMKPDPSNTVNTHFYFYSRGMPARVQVFPGDQFGLEWVDFKPHRKTVMIVHGFMSHSNASWVTDMMQALLAWGDVNVIAVDWSGGGNTWKYWRAVANTRRVGSDVVGFMRQLMAATGARTKDMHFVGHSLGAHIASYVSYHLGKVARITGLDPAQPCFRTTDSTERLDATDADFVDIIHTNGRLLSKIGFGFPDPDGDADFYPNGGMKQPGCFNGTSSWLSLVPYAIRLQQAICSHGRAYLLFTESLRSHNCTFRGHRWDLTYEGVNASLKAACDRIGSCSEMGIRAAGLDGLPRARGQYFVLTTDKEPYCPSEWERRHPLPELLMDLRKGFLLDQLRKTTTTVPTINKDYADPLERGFDVADLTTTQKPWYKRIFG, from the exons ATGAAGATGCAACCGGAGACTACCGAGCCTGATGTTATTCCCCTCAGCGATAGATTTGCTGATCCTATG GTAACCACAACGGGTCTTCCAGTGCCAGACATCGTGGACTGCTTCGGTTTGGGCTCCCTAACGCGGCAGATCATAAGCCTTTTCAACATGAAGCCTGACCCTTCCAACACCGTGAATACACACTTCTACTTCTACTCGCGTGGTATGCCTGCCAGGGTTCAG GTATTCCCCGGAGATCAGTTCGGGCTGGAATGGGTAGACTTCAAACCGCATAGGAAGACCGTGATGATAGTCCACGGTTTCATGAGTCACAGCAACGCTTCCTGGGTCACTGACATGATGCAAGCATTATTAGCATGG GGGGATGTCAATGTCATTGCTGTGGACTGGAGTGGAGGTGGAAATACTTGGAAGTATTGGCGAGCTGTTGCAAATACGCGAAGAGTTGGCTCTGATGTTGTTGG ATTCATGCGTCAGTTGATGGCTGCGACTGGGGCGAGGACGAAAGATATGCATTTCGTAGGACACAGCTTAGGTGCACACATCGCATCATACGTGTCTTATCATTTGGGTAAAGTGGCACGAATTACTG GTTTGGATCCCGCTCAACCTTGCTTCAGGACAACTGACTCTACAGAACGTCTGGATGCTACAGACGCGGATTTTGTGGACATCATTCACACTAACGGGCGACTGTTATCTAAAATTGGGTTCGGATTTCCTGATCCTGAtg GCGATGCCGACTTTTATCCAAACGGTGGTATGAAGCAGCCGGGTTGCTTTAACGGAACTAGTTCGTGGTTATCTCTCGTGCCATATGCTATCA GATTACAGCAAGCTATATGCAGCCATGGACGAGCATACTTGCTCTTCACGGAATCGTTGAGAAGCCACAACTGCACTTTTAGAGGACATCGGTGGGACTTGACTTATGAAGG AGTTAACGCAAGCCTCAAAGCAGCGTGCGATAGAATAGGTTCGTGTTCGGAGATGGGCATCAGAGCAGCCGGACTGGACGGCTTGCCGCGAGCCAGAGGACAATACTTCGTGCTCACCACGGATAAGGAGCCTTATTGTC CGTCGGAATGGGAGCGTCGCCATCCCCTACCGGAGTTACTAATGGATCTTCGCAAGGGCTTCCTACTGGACCAGTTACGGAAGACCACCACAACTGTTCCTACCATAAACAAGGACTACGCTGACCCCTTGGAAAGGGGATTCGATGTAGCAGACCTTACTACCACGCAAAAGCCTTGGTACAAAAGAATTTTCGGTTGA
- the LOC124639299 gene encoding pancreatic triacylglycerol lipase-like isoform X2 — MKVQNVVAIILFCAVFCYCRVENHINPEDLLEFMKMQPETTEPDVIPLSDRFADPMVTTTGLPVPDIVDCFGLGSLTRQIISLFNMKPDPSNTVNTHFYFYSRGMPARVQVFPGDQFGLEWVDFKPHRKTVMIVHGFMSHSNASWVTDMMQALLAWGDVNVIAVDWSGGGNTWKYWRAVANTRRVGSDVVGFMRQLMAATGARTKDMHFVGHSLGAHIASYVSYHLGKVARITGLDPAQPCFRTTDSTERLDATDADFVDIIHTNGRLLSKIGFGFPDPDGDADFYPNGGMKQPGCFNGTSSWLSLVPYAIRLQQAICSHGRAYLLFTESLRSHNCTFRGHRWDLTYEGVNASLKAACDRIGSCSEMGIRAAGLDGLPRARGQYFVLTTDKEPYCPSEWERRHPLPELLMDLRKGFLLDQLRKTTTTVPTINKDYADPLERGFDVADLTTTQKPWYKRIFG; from the exons ATGAAAGTGCAAAATGTGGTggcaattattttgttttgtgccGTGTTTTGTTATTGTCGAG TGGAGAATCATATAAACCCTGAGGATCTGCTCGAGTTTATGAAGATGCAACCGGAGACTACCGAGCCTGATGTTATTCCCCTCAGCGATAGATTTGCTGATCCTATG GTAACCACAACGGGTCTTCCAGTGCCAGACATCGTGGACTGCTTCGGTTTGGGCTCCCTAACGCGGCAGATCATAAGCCTTTTCAACATGAAGCCTGACCCTTCCAACACCGTGAATACACACTTCTACTTCTACTCGCGTGGTATGCCTGCCAGGGTTCAG GTATTCCCCGGAGATCAGTTCGGGCTGGAATGGGTAGACTTCAAACCGCATAGGAAGACCGTGATGATAGTCCACGGTTTCATGAGTCACAGCAACGCTTCCTGGGTCACTGACATGATGCAAGCATTATTAGCATGG GGGGATGTCAATGTCATTGCTGTGGACTGGAGTGGAGGTGGAAATACTTGGAAGTATTGGCGAGCTGTTGCAAATACGCGAAGAGTTGGCTCTGATGTTGTTGG ATTCATGCGTCAGTTGATGGCTGCGACTGGGGCGAGGACGAAAGATATGCATTTCGTAGGACACAGCTTAGGTGCACACATCGCATCATACGTGTCTTATCATTTGGGTAAAGTGGCACGAATTACTG GTTTGGATCCCGCTCAACCTTGCTTCAGGACAACTGACTCTACAGAACGTCTGGATGCTACAGACGCGGATTTTGTGGACATCATTCACACTAACGGGCGACTGTTATCTAAAATTGGGTTCGGATTTCCTGATCCTGAtg GCGATGCCGACTTTTATCCAAACGGTGGTATGAAGCAGCCGGGTTGCTTTAACGGAACTAGTTCGTGGTTATCTCTCGTGCCATATGCTATCA GATTACAGCAAGCTATATGCAGCCATGGACGAGCATACTTGCTCTTCACGGAATCGTTGAGAAGCCACAACTGCACTTTTAGAGGACATCGGTGGGACTTGACTTATGAAGG AGTTAACGCAAGCCTCAAAGCAGCGTGCGATAGAATAGGTTCGTGTTCGGAGATGGGCATCAGAGCAGCCGGACTGGACGGCTTGCCGCGAGCCAGAGGACAATACTTCGTGCTCACCACGGATAAGGAGCCTTATTGTC CGTCGGAATGGGAGCGTCGCCATCCCCTACCGGAGTTACTAATGGATCTTCGCAAGGGCTTCCTACTGGACCAGTTACGGAAGACCACCACAACTGTTCCTACCATAAACAAGGACTACGCTGACCCCTTGGAAAGGGGATTCGATGTAGCAGACCTTACTACCACGCAAAAGCCTTGGTACAAAAGAATTTTCGGTTGA
- the LOC124639299 gene encoding pancreatic triacylglycerol lipase-like isoform X1: MDSVFRHFLLISVLFLLNNDESFQQALVTTDDLENHINPEDLLEFMKMQPETTEPDVIPLSDRFADPMVTTTGLPVPDIVDCFGLGSLTRQIISLFNMKPDPSNTVNTHFYFYSRGMPARVQVFPGDQFGLEWVDFKPHRKTVMIVHGFMSHSNASWVTDMMQALLAWGDVNVIAVDWSGGGNTWKYWRAVANTRRVGSDVVGFMRQLMAATGARTKDMHFVGHSLGAHIASYVSYHLGKVARITGLDPAQPCFRTTDSTERLDATDADFVDIIHTNGRLLSKIGFGFPDPDGDADFYPNGGMKQPGCFNGTSSWLSLVPYAIRLQQAICSHGRAYLLFTESLRSHNCTFRGHRWDLTYEGVNASLKAACDRIGSCSEMGIRAAGLDGLPRARGQYFVLTTDKEPYCPSEWERRHPLPELLMDLRKGFLLDQLRKTTTTVPTINKDYADPLERGFDVADLTTTQKPWYKRIFG, encoded by the exons ATGGACTCCGTCTTTCGTCACTTTTTGTTAATAAGTGTTTTGTTTCTGTTAAATAACGATGAAAGTTTTCAACAGGCGCTGGTTACTACCGATGATT TGGAGAATCATATAAACCCTGAGGATCTGCTCGAGTTTATGAAGATGCAACCGGAGACTACCGAGCCTGATGTTATTCCCCTCAGCGATAGATTTGCTGATCCTATG GTAACCACAACGGGTCTTCCAGTGCCAGACATCGTGGACTGCTTCGGTTTGGGCTCCCTAACGCGGCAGATCATAAGCCTTTTCAACATGAAGCCTGACCCTTCCAACACCGTGAATACACACTTCTACTTCTACTCGCGTGGTATGCCTGCCAGGGTTCAG GTATTCCCCGGAGATCAGTTCGGGCTGGAATGGGTAGACTTCAAACCGCATAGGAAGACCGTGATGATAGTCCACGGTTTCATGAGTCACAGCAACGCTTCCTGGGTCACTGACATGATGCAAGCATTATTAGCATGG GGGGATGTCAATGTCATTGCTGTGGACTGGAGTGGAGGTGGAAATACTTGGAAGTATTGGCGAGCTGTTGCAAATACGCGAAGAGTTGGCTCTGATGTTGTTGG ATTCATGCGTCAGTTGATGGCTGCGACTGGGGCGAGGACGAAAGATATGCATTTCGTAGGACACAGCTTAGGTGCACACATCGCATCATACGTGTCTTATCATTTGGGTAAAGTGGCACGAATTACTG GTTTGGATCCCGCTCAACCTTGCTTCAGGACAACTGACTCTACAGAACGTCTGGATGCTACAGACGCGGATTTTGTGGACATCATTCACACTAACGGGCGACTGTTATCTAAAATTGGGTTCGGATTTCCTGATCCTGAtg GCGATGCCGACTTTTATCCAAACGGTGGTATGAAGCAGCCGGGTTGCTTTAACGGAACTAGTTCGTGGTTATCTCTCGTGCCATATGCTATCA GATTACAGCAAGCTATATGCAGCCATGGACGAGCATACTTGCTCTTCACGGAATCGTTGAGAAGCCACAACTGCACTTTTAGAGGACATCGGTGGGACTTGACTTATGAAGG AGTTAACGCAAGCCTCAAAGCAGCGTGCGATAGAATAGGTTCGTGTTCGGAGATGGGCATCAGAGCAGCCGGACTGGACGGCTTGCCGCGAGCCAGAGGACAATACTTCGTGCTCACCACGGATAAGGAGCCTTATTGTC CGTCGGAATGGGAGCGTCGCCATCCCCTACCGGAGTTACTAATGGATCTTCGCAAGGGCTTCCTACTGGACCAGTTACGGAAGACCACCACAACTGTTCCTACCATAAACAAGGACTACGCTGACCCCTTGGAAAGGGGATTCGATGTAGCAGACCTTACTACCACGCAAAAGCCTTGGTACAAAAGAATTTTCGGTTGA